TCGGAACTGTCGGTCTAGAAGAGTTGAAAGAGCGGCACGAGGATGAAGACCTCGTGATCACCGATTGGAAAAGGGATTTCCAGTTCAAGTATAGTCCGGTCTCCGGTCTGATGGAGGTGAAGGAGTATTTCCAGATGGACTATCTGAATCTCACAGATGACCCGCTATCCACCATCTACCCGATCTTCGTAGACGATTATTCATCCATCCGCTCCATCAAATCAGGTGGGACCAAGCTGAAGGCGGATCCATTCCCATTCGAGATGGATGGGATCTTCCATCACGATGCAGAAGTGAATCCTGTGCAGGTATATGTCAGGACCGGTACCACCCCTACACGATTGTATTTCCAGAAGGAGTACTCGGACAGCAAATACCTGACGCGCAAATTCTTCGGAGCGCGATATCCGGTCGAGTCCTTCACTCTCACCTTGAAATTCCCGAAGAACAGCGAGGTAGAGGCCTTGCTTTTCTATGGAGAAGAATTTGGGATAAAGATGCGGGAGTACGACCAAGGATTGAACCACGTCATCGAATTCACAGGAGACAGTCTTCCAGCTTTCGAAAAGGAGTCCTTCTCCAAAGGAGCAGCATTCTACGAGCCTCACATCATCATTCTCACTAAAGGGGTCACCATCAACGGGGAGCGCAGAAATCTGCTCTCCACCACCGATGATCTATATGGATGGTATGCCTCCCTTGTCAAAGAGATTGGGAATGAGTCCGATGATCTAGCCGCTTTTACGGCCGATCTGGTCAAAGACTGTCCGGATAGCCGGTGCGAATTGGAGACCATCTACTATTGGGTACAGGATAATATCCGCTACATCGCCTTTGAAGATGGGATTGCCGGTTTCCGTCCTGAAGCATGCCAGGATGTGTTCTACAATAAATACGGTGATTGCAAAGGCATGGCCAATCTCATGACGGAGATGCTCCGGAGCAGGGGGGTAGATGCACGATTGACCTGGATAGGGACTCAGGCCGTACCCTATGATTACAGCATCCCTTCACTATCGGTCGATAATCACATGATATGTACGGTGATCCAAGAGGATGGGTCCTATCTGTTCTTGGACGGAACAGAGAAATTCATCACGCTGGATGATGTCGCAGAACGCATCCAAGGCCGACCCGTGATGATAGAGAACGGTAACAGCTATATCCTTGCAGAAGTTCCCAGTTTCACACATCATCGCAATAAAGAGCTCCTGGAGATCAATTACGCCATTGCGGAGAATAAGCTGACAGGACAGTTCAATTACTCGGTCACCGGGGAAGGAAAAGTACGCATGATGAATCGCTATGCCGATGTTCCAAGTAAGGATCGGTCTGAAGCGCAGCGCTTGTTCTTTAGCAGGGGATTGACCGATATACACATCGGAGAAGGCGAGTATACCGACCTCAAGGAACGCACCGAGGAGATTGCCTGGTCGGCCTCATTCGAGGCAAAGAATCGGGTGAATCAATTCGGGGATGAGCTCTATCTGGACTGGGATATCTATCGCAGTTATGCCCGCAGCAGATTCAAGGAAGAGGATATGGACGATATCAAGGGGGATCTGAATTTCCGCTCAAAGGTCTTCGATATCGAGCGCTACCGTATCGAGCCCATAGAGGGATTCAAGCTCAAGGACCTCCCCGAGGATTTCTCCGTGGATGAAAAGCACTTCAAATTGGAGATCGGCTTCAAGGCCAATGACGATGGCTCCATAGAAATCGAGAAGAAAGTGATCATACCCCATGCATCTATTCCTAATGATGACCTGCATGAATGGAATGAGACCATCGAGAGGCTGGAAGAAGAAGTATACGACAGACCGATCATCTATGAGAAGTTCTGATCGCCATTGGATCCGGCCTACAGAAAACCACTCCCACAAGCAGAACTATATGATCAAGTATTCGGTCTATCTTATTCTATTCCTGTCAGTTATCGCTGCCAATGGTCAAGACATTGCCACAGCATTCGAGGAGGTAAAGCGCCAAGATGATGTAGAAGGATTCGTATGGAAGGACGAGCAGAAATACGAGGATTTCGCCTTGGACAAATTGGACATCTTCCCAGAAGATGATGCGATCATCCTCAAGAAGAATGTCTTTCTGACCACGCAGAAGATCGGTAAGAAACTCCGCTACTGGTTCATGGATAGGGATGTGATCTATATCCGCAATAAGGAAGCCATTGAGGAGTACTCCACCATCCGTCTCAACAACCGGGATGTCAAGGATAAATTCAGTGACCATGCCGTGCGGGTGTTCAAGCAGAATGGCGAGATCATCCACCTGCACAAATCGGACTATATAGAAGATGGGGACGAGTTGAAGGTCGTGGTCCCCAATCTGGAAGAAGGTGATATCGTGGATCAGTACTCATTCGTGCGGGATGAAGCCTTCTTCTATGTCTTCCGTATCCTGGCCGATGATGAGATCTATTTTGCCGACCGCTATCCGGTCTTGGATCACTACTGTGAATTCATCCTCAAGAATGGCTCTTTCTTCAAGTTCATTCCGCTCAACGATGCCCCTGAGGTACAGATTCAGAAGACCGGCCTACCGTATGGAGTCAAAGCCCGTGTGATCATCCATGATCAGGACCGGCCGGCCTATGATGTGGATGAACGCTGGTTCTTCCCCTTCAAGGAATTTCCGGTGGTACGGTATGCACTGGCAGTAGGGAATGGCATGTATGCGGACTTCCAAGCCAACTTCTTTGACAATCAGCAGTTCGCAGTAACAGAGACCACCGACCGCATGGTACGGGAGCTTCTCAAGAGAAGGGTACGCTCTGCTCACAGTACCGCGGGAATCAAGAAGAAATACATCAAACAGATCAAGAAGAACATTGCAGAGAAAGGACTGGTAAGCGATCGGGAAAAGGTGATGGAGTTCTACAAGCAGCTGCTATACACGGTCCATTTCGATCTGAGTTTCTACAATTACTACAACGGCACGGGATACATGATGCCTTATGTGGCCCAGTATTGCAGGGAGATAGGGGTGGATAGCCGCTGGCTCTTCGTGCAACCCAGATTCTTCGGGGATCGAGAAGGCCTTTTCCTGCCCAATGAGCTCTTTACGGTCCTTCAACTTGATTTTGAAGAATCGACAGAATACCTCCAGTTCGTAAGCATGCTTTATCCCTATGGATATTACACACCCTATCTGGAAGACTCCCATGCTTTCTCCGTACCCAATATGGCAGGAGCAGAAACTGGCGGATGGCCTTTGAACAGTATTCAGACATTGACCAGTGATGCCTCTCGCAACCGATTGGATGTAGAAATAGATGTGACATTAGATGAGGATGTATTGTCGGGTACATTGGTGCATTCCCAGTTCGGACATGAATCCTCAGGAAGCACCCGTTCATGCGACAACAGCGAGCATAATTGCTCTACAGTCCAGAGTTTCCTTTCCAAACAGTATCTGGAGAAGTTCAAAGAAGGCTCCAGTGAATACTCCATCGATGAGGTCACCTTGCTTCCCAATGAGGGAGATATAGCAGCGGCTTTGGAGGAATATCAGGAATGGATAATCTCTACAGTCGACAAGGAGATGAAAGAGCGATTCGGTGAGGAGAGTGTTGAGGAGATCACCGAGATGCAAATTCTAAATCCCGGATTGGCACATCCCGATACGGGCTTCAGTTATCAGACGCAGGTCAGCTTCAATGACATGGTCAAGAAGGTAGGTAAGAACCGCTTGGTCCAGATCGGTGCCCTTGTAGGCGGGCAGGTAGAGATGAATCAAGAGTCACGCGAGCGGCAGAGTGATGTGTATTATGGATTTGCCCGCACCTATACCAATGCCATTCGATTCCAGATTCCGGAAGGGTTCTCCGCGGAAGGAGTGGAGGACCTGAATATGGAAGTGGATAACGAGTATGGGGGCTTCCAAAGTATCGCATCTATCGAAGACGATATTCTGAAGATGACCACCACCAAATCCTATAAGACCAATCACATCCCCGTAGAGGATTGGGGTCTCTGTCTGGAATTCTTGGATGCGGCCTATGACCTCAGCCAGAAAAAGATACTGTTGAAGCCTATCGTAGAGTCTACTAGCTCGCCTGAGGAAAGCGATGATCCCGATCAATAGAGCATGATCGATTCCGGTTGGTCCTACCCTCCCATTGGGGAATCCTTTCTTTCATTTTTCAAAGAATTTCATACGAGTGAGCCGCAGACTGGATGTCTGACTGTTCTGTATTTTGTATTCTCCAAGTGAAAGGTTATGAGCGCGAAATACAGTGGATGGATTCCAAGGGCTGGAAACCCAAGCGATTCCAGAGAGAAGCATGGAAAGCAGTCGAAAAAGGTCGTTCGGGACTGATCAATGCACCTACAGGTTCAGGGAAGACTTATTCACTCTGGATCCCCATCACCAGATATATCAAGGACCAAAAGCAGCAGGGCCGTAAGAAAGGACCCTTTGCACTTTGGATAACCCCACTGCGCTCCCTCTCCAAAGAGATCGCCCAAGCAGCCGAGCGCTATATCTCAGAGAACGACCTGGATATCACCGTTGGCATACGGAATGGAGATACCTCACAGACCGAACGTAGACGGCAGAAGACCCATCCACCGGATATGCTGGTGATCACTCCAGAAAGTGTCCATTTGCTCCTTGCTCAAAAGGGAGCAGATTCCTATTTCAAGCATTTGGGCATCATGGTCGTGGATGAGTGGCACGAATTGCTGGGAAGTAAACGCGGAGTGCAAGTGGAATTGGCCCGATGTAGATTGAAGTCTATCTCTTCACGACTACAGACCTGGGGCATCTCGGCCACCATTGGCAATATGGACGAGGCCATGGATGTGCTTATGGGAGATGACCACCCGGAAGGACAGCTCATTTGTTCCAATATTCAGAAACAGATCGAGGTCCGGTCAGTACTTCCAGATGATATCGAGAAGATGCCCTGGGGAGGCCATCTCGGTATCAAGCTATTGGATAAGGTCATCCCGATCATCAAAGCTTCTGAATCCACGCTGATCTTCACCAACACACGGGCACAGTGCGAGATATGGTATCATCATCTGCTAGTAGCAGAGCCGGAGCTGGCCGGGCAGATGGCCATGCATCACGGCAGTATCGCCAAGCCCATTCGCCTCTGGGTAGAAGAAGCACTGCGTCAAGGAGATGCTAAAGTGGTGGTATGCACATCGAGTCTGGATCTGGGTGTGGATTTCACTCCGGTGGATACCGTTATACAGATCGGTGGGCCCAAGGGAGTCTCCAGATTCGTGCAGCGAGCAGGTAGAAGCGGTCATCGTCCCGAGGCGGTCTCTCGGATCCACTTTCTCCCCACACATGCGCTCGAGCTGGTGGAATCCAGCGCCATTCGGGTAGCCATAGAGAGGGGCATGATGGAGGCCCGACCGCCTTTCGTGCTATGCTATGATGTGCTGATCCAGTTCTTGATGACCTTGGCCGTATCCGATGGATTCCGTGCAGAGGAGGTTTTCCAACAAGTGAAGCGCACCCATTGCTACAGGGACTTGGAATGGGATGATTTCCTCCAATTGCTCGATTTCATCCAGCGCGGATCTCCTTCGTTGCGCAATTACGAGGAATTCAAAAAGGTGGAATATGTAGATGGCCTGTACAAGGTGTTCTCCAGGAGGGTGGCCATGCGGCATCGGATGAATATCGGTACCATCGTCTCCGATGCCATGCTGCACGTCAAATTCGTTGGTGGACCGCGCATAGGTATGGTCGAAGAATGGTTCGTCAGTTCATTGAAAGAAGGCGACATCTTCTGGTTTGCGGGAAAAGCCCTACGTCTGGTGCGCATCCATGGTCAGGAGATACAGGTCAGGAAGTCCAAGGCTACCAAAGGAAAAATACCCGCTTGGATGGGAGGGAAGCTGCCTATGAGTTCGCAGTTATCCCTCTTGCTCAGAGAAAGATTCTCTAGAGCCGCTGAAGGAGAAGATCTGGATGAAGAATTGAAGACACTCGCACCCATCATCCAGCGGCAGAAGGAAGTCTCCGTCATACCCGATGCAGGGCAGTTGCTCATGGAGCATTTCGAGACCCGGGATGGTCATCACCTGTGTATCTACCCATTTGAAGGGAAATTCGTGCATGAGGCACTGGCGAGTCTATTGGCCTATCGCATCAGTCTGATCATGCCTATCAGTTTCACCTTTGCTACCAATGACTATGGATTCGAGTTACTCAGTGATAGTCCCATCCCTATAGATGCCATTCTGGACAACGATCTATTCTCACCGATCGACCTCTCGCGGGATCTTTTACGGAGCATGAACAGTGCAGAGCTTACCCAGCGCAGCTTCAGAGATATCGCAGTTATCAGTGGGCTCATCTTCAACGGCTATCCCGGTCAACAGAAAAAGGAGCGACATCTTCAGGCCAGTGCCCGTCTCTTCTATCAGGTTTTCGAGGAGCATGAGCCGGACAATCTACTCCTCAGACAGGCCATATTCGAGACCTTCGAACATCAACTGGAAGAATCGCGCCTGCGATTGACCTTGGAACGCTTCTCCCAACAGGAGTTCAAGATCGTCCATGCTGAAGGTCCCACGCCCTTGAGCTTTCCTATCATCGTCAACAGATTACGGGAGAAATTGAGTTCTGAGAAACTGGAAGACCGTATCAAGAAGCTCCAGATCGCCTATCAGAGATGACTAGATTCGTAGGCCCATGGAATCACCTGATCTGGATAGAAGCGTAGCGACATTCTCCTTTTTGGGACAGGAATTCCTCTTGGAAGATAGAGCGCTATTCTGGGTGGAGCATCGTACATTATTGATTGCAGATGTTCATTTGGGCAAGGCTTCTCATTTCAATCGAAGCGGTGTTCCGGTACCACATTCCATTGAGGATAAGAATCTCCATCGTTGCGAGGAACTCATCAGGACATTTGTTCCCGAGCAGGTCGTATTCATGGGCGACCTCTTCCATGCAGAGAGCAATCCGGCCAATGAACTCTTCAAAGATTGGGTCGGTAGGTTCACAGATGTGCGTTTCATCCTGATCGAGGGGAATCACGATCGATGGAATGCCCGCCTTGGCCGGGATATCGAGGTATCAGCTCGCTTGGAGCTCGGCAATATCACTTTGGTACACGAGCCGCTCGACCCAGAGATCCGTCATATCTGCGGGCATGTACATCCGGCAGTCGGTCTTCGAGGAAAGGGACGCCAGTACGTAAAGGTCCCTGCGTGTATCATCGAGAACAATCGATTGATCATGCCTGCATTTGGAGAGTTCACGGGAATGCACCGGATCAAGATGCAGCGACATATGCAGGCGATTCCCTGTCTCTGAGCGACTGAACGCGCTGCTGCTGCTTTGACTCGATGATCATTATCTCAGGGAATTTGCGATGATTCATTACATTCAACCCTCGACCGAACCAACTATACTGACCGACCAGACGCCATGAGTAAGCGACAATGGTATTCCAATGTCCTGTTCCAAGGATTGACTGCCGAACAACTAGAAGTGATCGCGCCCTTTATCGAAGAGCGGGAATTCCAGCCCAGAGAGGAGATCATGCGTGATGGCGAAGCCGGAGAATTCGCGCTGATGGTGGATACGGGTAGTGTGACCATTCACAAAGGGGAACTCTTGCTCACCGAGCGGGGCGAGGGAGAGCTTGTAGGGATGATGGCCTTGATCGATGATAAGCCCCGCTCGGCTACGGTGATTGCCGGAGAGAATGGTTGTACCGGATTCCTTTTCAATAAAGAGGCTTTGGATATGGTCATGGTCTCAGAATCGGACAGCATCGTCTCCAAGATATTGATGAACTATCTGCGCTATCAGCAGGGAGCTATCCGGCAGACCAATGAACTCGGCCTGCAGGAGACAAGAGCACGGCTTTTCGAAGAGCGACAACGGGTCATGTCAGCTAAGTTCTTTGTGCAGATGGTCCTTGGTTTGATCGTATTCGTCTTCCTTCTCGGTTTCCTTACCGAGCAAGCGAGTGAAGGGGAGAGCACCTTCATCAGTTTTGCACTTCTGACCATTTATGGGGTTTGGTCCTTCTTCTATGTGCGATTGAGCGGCCTACCTATGGAGTCCTTCGGTCTGACCATGGAGAATTTCAGACCGGCCCTGAGCCAAGTGATGAAATGGACCTCAGTATTCATAGGGGTGTTGTTTCTGCTCAAATGGGTGATGGTCACATTTTTTCCAGAGAAATTCGGTACAGAGATCATCGAGTGGTACGGGAATGATGAGGATGCTCTAGGCGCCACTATCCTAGTTGCAACCTTATATTCCATTCATGCGGTGATACAAGAATTCATTGCGCGAGGATGTATCCAAGGCGGACT
This genomic window from Flavobacteriales bacterium contains:
- a CDS encoding transglutaminase domain-containing protein, with the protein product MNHYRLTLLHILLVLLCYGPISIQAQSSFGTVGLEELKERHEDEDLVITDWKRDFQFKYSPVSGLMEVKEYFQMDYLNLTDDPLSTIYPIFVDDYSSIRSIKSGGTKLKADPFPFEMDGIFHHDAEVNPVQVYVRTGTTPTRLYFQKEYSDSKYLTRKFFGARYPVESFTLTLKFPKNSEVEALLFYGEEFGIKMREYDQGLNHVIEFTGDSLPAFEKESFSKGAAFYEPHIIILTKGVTINGERRNLLSTTDDLYGWYASLVKEIGNESDDLAAFTADLVKDCPDSRCELETIYYWVQDNIRYIAFEDGIAGFRPEACQDVFYNKYGDCKGMANLMTEMLRSRGVDARLTWIGTQAVPYDYSIPSLSVDNHMICTVIQEDGSYLFLDGTEKFITLDDVAERIQGRPVMIENGNSYILAEVPSFTHHRNKELLEINYAIAENKLTGQFNYSVTGEGKVRMMNRYADVPSKDRSEAQRLFFSRGLTDIHIGEGEYTDLKERTEEIAWSASFEAKNRVNQFGDELYLDWDIYRSYARSRFKEEDMDDIKGDLNFRSKVFDIERYRIEPIEGFKLKDLPEDFSVDEKHFKLEIGFKANDDGSIEIEKKVIIPHASIPNDDLHEWNETIERLEEEVYDRPIIYEKF
- a CDS encoding ligase-associated DNA damage response DEXH box helicase, whose product is MDSKGWKPKRFQREAWKAVEKGRSGLINAPTGSGKTYSLWIPITRYIKDQKQQGRKKGPFALWITPLRSLSKEIAQAAERYISENDLDITVGIRNGDTSQTERRRQKTHPPDMLVITPESVHLLLAQKGADSYFKHLGIMVVDEWHELLGSKRGVQVELARCRLKSISSRLQTWGISATIGNMDEAMDVLMGDDHPEGQLICSNIQKQIEVRSVLPDDIEKMPWGGHLGIKLLDKVIPIIKASESTLIFTNTRAQCEIWYHHLLVAEPELAGQMAMHHGSIAKPIRLWVEEALRQGDAKVVVCTSSLDLGVDFTPVDTVIQIGGPKGVSRFVQRAGRSGHRPEAVSRIHFLPTHALELVESSAIRVAIERGMMEARPPFVLCYDVLIQFLMTLAVSDGFRAEEVFQQVKRTHCYRDLEWDDFLQLLDFIQRGSPSLRNYEEFKKVEYVDGLYKVFSRRVAMRHRMNIGTIVSDAMLHVKFVGGPRIGMVEEWFVSSLKEGDIFWFAGKALRLVRIHGQEIQVRKSKATKGKIPAWMGGKLPMSSQLSLLLRERFSRAAEGEDLDEELKTLAPIIQRQKEVSVIPDAGQLLMEHFETRDGHHLCIYPFEGKFVHEALASLLAYRISLIMPISFTFATNDYGFELLSDSPIPIDAILDNDLFSPIDLSRDLLRSMNSAELTQRSFRDIAVISGLIFNGYPGQQKKERHLQASARLFYQVFEEHEPDNLLLRQAIFETFEHQLEESRLRLTLERFSQQEFKIVHAEGPTPLSFPIIVNRLREKLSSEKLEDRIKKLQIAYQR
- the pdeM gene encoding ligase-associated DNA damage response endonuclease PdeM, with the protein product MESPDLDRSVATFSFLGQEFLLEDRALFWVEHRTLLIADVHLGKASHFNRSGVPVPHSIEDKNLHRCEELIRTFVPEQVVFMGDLFHAESNPANELFKDWVGRFTDVRFILIEGNHDRWNARLGRDIEVSARLELGNITLVHEPLDPEIRHICGHVHPAVGLRGKGRQYVKVPACIIENNRLIMPAFGEFTGMHRIKMQRHMQAIPCL
- a CDS encoding cyclic nucleotide-binding domain-containing protein gives rise to the protein MSKRQWYSNVLFQGLTAEQLEVIAPFIEEREFQPREEIMRDGEAGEFALMVDTGSVTIHKGELLLTERGEGELVGMMALIDDKPRSATVIAGENGCTGFLFNKEALDMVMVSESDSIVSKILMNYLRYQQGAIRQTNELGLQETRARLFEERQRVMSAKFFVQMVLGLIVFVFLLGFLTEQASEGESTFISFALLTIYGVWSFFYVRLSGLPMESFGLTMENFRPALSQVMKWTSVFIGVLFLLKWVMVTFFPEKFGTEIIEWYGNDEDALGATILVATLYSIHAVIQEFIARGCIQGGLLQFIVGRGSAFTAILVATLMFSSFHLMMDIKFAMLTIIPGLFWGYLFYKERNILAVSISHILIGLVAIFMLDIVG